In Phormidium yuhuli AB48, one genomic interval encodes:
- a CDS encoding PhoX family protein: MPLSRTPQRRVDNGDEPICNRSPNPPFSNILNSRLKRRQVLRGGLSAAIAMMVTRPSLSSLFTGTPANAAPGKLGFSPIPVSEADRILVPEGYQVQTLIPWGEPITGTYPSYDLSNSGQDQGMQIGQHHDGMHFFPIEGESPYLGSSQDGLLVLNHEYIEPRFLHTAAVGLTLNAGDVPMNADGTRDADQVLKEINAHGISIVRIRQQETGTWEVVRDSHNRRITGLTPMEFTGPVRGSEFLKTRYSPEGTGTRGTLNNCAHGVTPWNTYLFCEENWARYFRNGDPEASLPREQTRYGVSREMSRYGWERAQGQGDDYVRFDVSRLGNSPQEDYRNEVNGFGWVVEVDPFNPNDTPKKRTALGRFAHEGVVFQPAVPGQPVVCYSGDDARFEYIYKYVSADSYDPATASGELLNRGRLYVARFHEDGGGEWLPLVFGEGPLTPENGFSSQADVLVNTRTAADVLGATKMDRPEWGAIDPETGAVYFTLTNNTRRTEDQVDAANPRAENTWGHIIRWREGGDGPTATQFEWDVFVLAGPEMDSETLKGEPLEETNIFACPDGLWFDGHRRLWIQTDISESVMNQGEHAQFGNNQMLAADPDTGEIRRFLTGPIGQEITGVVSTPDQRTLFINVQHPGATTSAEAFAAGSVVSRWPDHSPNLYPRSATVVITKIDGGVIGT; this comes from the coding sequence GTGCCCTTATCGAGAACACCGCAGCGCCGAGTTGACAACGGCGATGAACCCATCTGTAACCGCTCCCCAAACCCCCCCTTTAGCAACATTCTCAACAGTCGTCTCAAGCGACGCCAAGTTCTGCGAGGAGGACTCTCAGCAGCGATCGCCATGATGGTGACCCGGCCGAGTCTCAGCTCCCTCTTCACCGGAACCCCCGCGAACGCCGCCCCTGGAAAATTAGGATTTAGCCCAATTCCCGTTAGCGAAGCCGATAGGATTTTGGTTCCCGAGGGTTACCAGGTACAAACCCTAATTCCCTGGGGGGAACCCATCACCGGAACCTATCCCAGTTACGATCTCAGCAATAGCGGTCAAGACCAGGGAATGCAAATTGGCCAACATCATGATGGGATGCACTTCTTCCCCATTGAGGGAGAATCCCCCTATCTCGGAAGTTCCCAGGATGGATTGTTGGTCTTAAACCATGAGTACATCGAACCCCGCTTTCTCCATACGGCGGCGGTGGGACTGACGCTCAACGCAGGAGACGTTCCCATGAATGCCGATGGAACCCGGGATGCAGACCAGGTTCTCAAAGAAATCAATGCTCATGGAATTAGCATCGTCCGCATTCGCCAACAGGAAACTGGAACCTGGGAGGTGGTGCGAGATTCCCATAATCGCCGCATCACTGGCTTAACCCCAATGGAATTCACCGGGCCTGTCCGGGGATCAGAGTTCCTCAAAACCCGCTATAGCCCCGAGGGAACGGGAACTCGGGGAACCCTAAACAACTGTGCTCATGGGGTAACTCCTTGGAATACCTATCTCTTCTGTGAGGAAAATTGGGCCCGCTATTTCCGCAATGGTGACCCGGAAGCCAGTCTTCCCCGTGAGCAAACTCGCTATGGAGTCTCACGGGAGATGTCTCGCTATGGTTGGGAACGGGCCCAAGGCCAAGGGGATGACTATGTGCGTTTCGATGTCTCCCGTCTGGGGAACAGTCCCCAAGAGGATTATCGCAATGAAGTTAACGGGTTTGGTTGGGTGGTCGAAGTGGACCCATTTAACCCCAATGATACCCCCAAGAAACGCACCGCTTTAGGTCGTTTTGCCCATGAAGGGGTAGTGTTCCAACCGGCGGTTCCCGGTCAACCGGTGGTCTGCTATTCCGGGGATGATGCTCGATTTGAGTATATCTACAAATACGTCTCAGCGGACTCCTACGATCCGGCGACGGCCTCAGGGGAATTACTCAACCGTGGTCGTCTCTATGTGGCTCGTTTCCATGAGGATGGGGGCGGGGAATGGCTTCCGTTGGTCTTTGGAGAAGGACCCCTGACCCCAGAGAATGGCTTTTCCAGTCAGGCAGATGTTTTAGTCAACACCCGTACTGCGGCGGATGTATTAGGTGCGACGAAAATGGATCGTCCGGAATGGGGCGCAATAGACCCCGAGACGGGGGCAGTCTACTTTACCCTCACCAATAATACTCGACGTACTGAAGACCAGGTCGATGCCGCGAACCCTCGCGCGGAGAATACATGGGGTCATATTATCCGTTGGCGAGAGGGGGGAGATGGTCCCACCGCCACGCAGTTTGAGTGGGATGTGTTTGTCTTAGCCGGTCCGGAGATGGATAGTGAAACCCTGAAAGGGGAACCGTTAGAAGAGACGAATATCTTTGCTTGTCCGGATGGTCTCTGGTTCGATGGTCATCGCCGTCTCTGGATTCAGACGGACATCAGCGAGAGCGTCATGAATCAAGGGGAGCACGCCCAGTTCGGCAATAACCAAATGCTAGCGGCTGACCCAGATACCGGGGAAATTCGCCGCTTCTTAACGGGCCCCATCGGTCAAGAAATCACGGGAGTGGTGTCCACCCCAGACCAACGTACCCTCTTTATTAATGTGCAACATCCCGGTGCAACCACCTCCGCCGAAGCCTTCGCCGCCGGTTCTGTGGTGTCTCGTTGGCCTGACCACTCCCCCAATCTCTACCCCCGTTCGGCAACGGTGGTCATCACCAAGATCGACGGTGGAGTGATTGGAACCTAG